From the genome of Geoglobus ahangari, one region includes:
- a CDS encoding sulfurtransferase TusA family protein codes for MKVRKSVDCIGMFCPTPLFEARKAVEEVEVGEIVEVLADDPSAKKDIPEWAERAGHEVVDVKEDDGVFIIKIRRGV; via the coding sequence ATGAAGGTGAGAAAGAGCGTCGACTGCATAGGGATGTTCTGCCCCACGCCCCTGTTCGAGGCGAGAAAGGCGGTTGAGGAGGTTGAAGTTGGCGAGATTGTCGAGGTGCTTGCAGACGATCCATCAGCGAAGAAGGACATCCCGGAGTGGGCCGAGAGGGCAGGACACGAGGTTGTGGATGTAAAGGAGGATGATGGTGTGTTCATCATAAAAATCAGGAGAGGTGTGTGA
- the thiI gene encoding tRNA uracil 4-sulfurtransferase ThiI → MRVYVVHYSEIALKGKNRRYFEERLVENLRRKIRKIEDCRIRREYGRIVVESENPAISEVLRKTPGVKYSALAEVAELDVESICERALKIAPDAGTFKVDTRRSNKDFPLTSIEINRIVGERILKAKKLRVDLHNPDKIIYVEISSKHAYVYSERIEGIGGLPVGVSGRVVSLISGGIDSPVASFLAMKRGAEVVLVHFFNSTIHSQSVRKKIHDLAEKLSEVHRVRLYMVPFRDVQMEIIRCIPSDYRMVVYRRSMMRMASLIAEREGAKAIVTGDSLGQVASQTLQNLRTIYAASNYPVLTPLIGLDKDEIVEIARRIGTYDISTLPYEDCCSLLVSKHPITSAKLDEVERMEENCQLREKEAVESAEVIEFG, encoded by the coding sequence ATGAGGGTTTACGTCGTCCACTACTCGGAAATAGCCCTCAAGGGCAAGAACAGGAGGTACTTCGAGGAGAGGCTCGTTGAGAACCTTAGGAGGAAGATCAGAAAGATAGAGGACTGCAGGATCAGGAGAGAATACGGGAGAATTGTGGTTGAAAGCGAGAATCCTGCCATTTCTGAGGTTCTCAGGAAGACCCCGGGGGTCAAGTACTCCGCCCTCGCCGAGGTTGCCGAGCTTGACGTGGAGAGCATATGCGAGAGGGCATTGAAGATAGCCCCGGACGCCGGCACATTCAAGGTTGATACGAGGAGGAGCAACAAGGACTTCCCGCTCACCTCCATCGAGATTAACAGAATTGTCGGGGAGAGGATTCTGAAGGCCAAAAAGCTGAGAGTTGATCTCCACAACCCGGACAAAATCATTTACGTCGAGATCTCAAGCAAGCACGCCTACGTCTACTCCGAAAGGATTGAGGGGATTGGCGGGCTGCCTGTCGGTGTTTCAGGCAGGGTCGTCTCCCTGATCTCGGGTGGTATTGACAGCCCCGTTGCCTCGTTTCTCGCGATGAAAAGGGGGGCTGAAGTCGTCCTCGTCCACTTCTTCAACTCCACCATCCACTCCCAGAGCGTGAGGAAGAAGATACACGATCTCGCTGAAAAGCTCTCCGAGGTTCACAGGGTCAGGCTCTACATGGTTCCGTTCAGGGACGTTCAGATGGAGATCATCCGCTGCATACCCTCCGATTACAGGATGGTTGTATACAGGAGGAGCATGATGCGGATGGCGTCGCTCATCGCGGAAAGGGAGGGGGCCAAGGCCATCGTCACCGGAGACTCCCTCGGTCAGGTGGCCTCGCAAACTCTGCAGAACCTCCGCACGATCTACGCCGCCAGCAATTACCCGGTTCTCACCCCGCTCATAGGGCTCGACAAGGATGAGATAGTCGAAATTGCGAGGAGGATAGGAACGTACGACATCTCGACCCTCCCGTACGAGGACTGCTGCTCTCTGCTCGTTTCGAAGCACCCCATCACCAGTGCCAAGCTGGATGAAGTGGAGAGGATGGAGGAGAACTGCCAGCTGAGGGAGAAAGAGGCGGTTGAGAGCGCCGAGGTTATTGAGTTTGGTTAG
- a CDS encoding DUF169 domain-containing protein, which yields MSFRRHFEIHLSPVAVRFSDEEVKGSEGEYRFCEAVRLVAEKGERIVVDEFNLTCAGALVSLRFITEDGVDETKAIVLEPYEGQECDVVLVVTTPDRVMSISSFYKKLFDEELRAVFSGETAVCEEATALVREERKPNVSFLCPGAREFGGYRRDEVVIGFPHDVFRRIELAIKRQEIKSLCGCLMDDLPKELIERFESMGFDKATDHFMGFVNGKSVKLYVFKGDSNSLGVFTSVKFRSEKEAERVAERYSGNYVAIPRENWVELSGIVDIDVFKDYRRPDFEEIINGEVERLVEEARRLKKLRDEA from the coding sequence TTGAGCTTCAGGAGGCACTTCGAGATTCATCTCTCACCCGTGGCTGTCAGATTCAGCGATGAGGAGGTTAAGGGAAGCGAGGGCGAGTACAGGTTCTGTGAGGCCGTCAGGCTGGTTGCCGAGAAGGGGGAAAGGATTGTCGTGGACGAGTTCAACCTGACGTGCGCCGGGGCACTGGTGTCGCTCCGCTTTATAACGGAGGATGGCGTGGATGAGACTAAAGCAATAGTGCTCGAGCCCTACGAGGGACAGGAGTGCGATGTTGTGCTGGTGGTAACAACGCCTGACAGGGTGATGAGCATCTCCTCATTTTACAAAAAGCTCTTCGACGAGGAGCTGAGAGCAGTGTTCTCTGGAGAGACTGCCGTCTGTGAGGAGGCAACGGCACTCGTCAGGGAAGAGCGGAAGCCAAACGTCTCGTTCCTCTGCCCCGGAGCGAGAGAGTTTGGAGGATACAGGAGAGATGAAGTCGTCATAGGCTTCCCCCACGATGTGTTCAGGAGGATCGAGCTCGCCATAAAGAGGCAGGAGATCAAGTCGCTCTGCGGGTGCCTCATGGATGACCTGCCAAAGGAGCTGATAGAGAGGTTCGAGAGCATGGGTTTCGACAAGGCCACGGACCACTTCATGGGCTTTGTCAATGGCAAGAGCGTTAAGCTGTACGTCTTCAAGGGGGACTCCAACTCTCTTGGCGTTTTCACATCCGTCAAGTTCAGGAGCGAGAAGGAGGCTGAGAGGGTTGCTGAGAGGTACAGCGGTAACTACGTAGCCATACCAAGAGAAAACTGGGTCGAGCTCAGCGGAATTGTTGATATTGACGTCTTCAAAGACTACAGGAGACCGGACTTCGAAGAGATAATAAACGGCGAGGTCGAAAGGCTTGTTGAGGAGGCAAGAAGGCTGAAAAAGCTGCGTGATGAGGCATGA
- the pscS gene encoding O-phospho-L-seryl-tRNA:Cys-tRNA synthase translates to MDLNRYHPNNLKRVSSGMINVHPIQRGGILTEEARRVLLEWADGYSVCDVCLEGRVDLVKNPPIDEFKQDVAEFLGMDTARFTAGARHAKFAIMSAFKNGTLVLDSLAHYTSYIAAELNGIRVYEVPNSGYPDFRIDPEGYATTFERVKEETGRYPDLALLTHVDYRYGNLADARKVGKICEEYEVSLVLNTAYTSGIMEVDGKKLRASFIVGSGHKSWAATAPIGILATNYELADSVFRTSKLRGDWSGRAFTKKELALFGCSPVYGLPVMTLMASFPRVVERVKRWDEEVEKARWFVREMEKIEGVELIGERPKNHTLMHFESPAFHHIAKKHRKRGYFLYHELKKRKVFGVQAGMTKNFKLNTYGLSWEELEKVAWAFKDIAEKYGVEVED, encoded by the coding sequence ATGGATCTCAACCGCTACCACCCGAACAACCTGAAGAGAGTATCGAGCGGAATGATAAACGTCCACCCGATACAGAGAGGGGGGATTCTGACTGAGGAGGCCAGAAGAGTTCTGCTTGAGTGGGCTGATGGCTACTCCGTCTGTGACGTGTGCCTTGAGGGCAGAGTTGATCTGGTGAAGAACCCGCCCATAGACGAGTTCAAGCAGGACGTTGCAGAGTTCCTCGGAATGGATACCGCAAGGTTTACCGCTGGTGCGAGGCACGCGAAGTTCGCGATCATGTCAGCGTTCAAAAACGGCACGCTCGTCCTCGACTCCCTCGCCCACTACACGTCATACATTGCGGCAGAGCTGAACGGAATCAGGGTTTACGAGGTGCCCAACTCGGGCTATCCGGACTTCAGGATAGATCCTGAGGGCTATGCCACAACCTTCGAGAGGGTGAAGGAGGAGACGGGGAGGTACCCGGATCTGGCGCTGCTCACCCACGTGGACTACAGGTACGGGAACCTTGCAGACGCGAGGAAGGTCGGAAAGATCTGCGAGGAATACGAGGTTTCGCTCGTTCTGAACACGGCCTACACATCCGGAATAATGGAGGTTGACGGAAAGAAGCTCAGGGCAAGCTTCATCGTGGGCAGCGGGCACAAGAGCTGGGCGGCCACGGCACCAATTGGCATCCTCGCCACAAACTACGAGCTCGCGGACAGTGTCTTCAGAACGTCCAAGCTTAGGGGTGACTGGAGCGGAAGGGCGTTCACGAAGAAGGAGCTTGCCCTGTTCGGATGCTCACCTGTCTACGGATTGCCGGTTATGACCCTCATGGCCTCGTTCCCGAGAGTTGTGGAGAGGGTGAAGAGGTGGGATGAGGAAGTGGAGAAGGCAAGGTGGTTTGTCAGGGAGATGGAGAAGATAGAGGGGGTCGAGCTAATAGGCGAGAGGCCCAAGAACCACACGCTGATGCACTTCGAATCTCCAGCCTTCCACCACATCGCGAAGAAGCACAGGAAGAGGGGGTACTTCCTCTACCACGAGCTCAAGAAGAGAAAGGTCTTCGGGGTGCAGGCGGGAATGACCAAGAACTTCAAGCTCAACACCTACGGGCTTAGCTGGGAGGAGCTCGAGAAGGTCGCGTGGGCATTTAAGGACATAGCCGAGAAGTACGGGGTGGAGGTGGAAGATTGA
- a CDS encoding sulfite exporter TauE/SafE family protein → MYEVLGLIVGFLVGLTGIGGGALMTPALLMLGVGIERAVGTDLAYAFTVKSFSSLLHKRGSNFDIRLFYTTAPPGVAGVLLGYFMLRDKLVDSTALVIILGAVLFTVSILMIYSGLRHRVKAECFACEKYCESFHESDSRWWAIACVAFAVGVLVQLTSVGSGTLMTFAILNLTNLRPNRVVGTDLVTSTVLSGVALLSHGSLGNVDTQLAARLIIPGLVGAYAGYCTSKRCSPGVLKMAISACIALASLTLIAGKV, encoded by the coding sequence ATGTACGAGGTTCTGGGCCTGATAGTGGGGTTCCTTGTGGGCCTGACCGGAATAGGTGGGGGGGCACTGATGACCCCCGCCCTTCTGATGCTCGGGGTGGGGATAGAGAGGGCTGTGGGCACCGACTTGGCCTACGCGTTTACCGTCAAGTCATTCTCCTCCCTACTCCACAAGCGGGGGAGCAACTTCGATATACGTTTGTTCTACACCACCGCTCCCCCGGGCGTCGCAGGGGTGCTGCTTGGATACTTCATGCTCAGAGACAAGCTTGTGGACAGCACCGCTCTCGTGATCATACTTGGGGCTGTGCTCTTCACCGTTTCGATTCTAATGATCTACAGCGGCCTGAGGCACAGGGTCAAGGCAGAGTGCTTTGCGTGCGAGAAATACTGCGAGAGTTTTCACGAGTCAGACTCGAGGTGGTGGGCGATAGCCTGCGTCGCGTTTGCTGTCGGCGTGCTCGTTCAGCTCACCTCGGTTGGCAGTGGAACGCTGATGACGTTCGCGATACTGAACCTGACGAACCTCAGGCCGAACAGGGTTGTGGGGACAGATCTGGTGACGTCTACAGTGCTATCAGGTGTGGCGCTGCTATCTCACGGCAGTCTCGGGAATGTTGACACGCAGTTGGCCGCAAGGTTGATAATTCCCGGACTTGTAGGTGCCTATGCAGGCTACTGCACGTCCAAGAGGTGCTCGCCCGGCGTGCTCAAGATGGCGATATCTGCGTGCATAGCCCTCGCATCCCTGACGCTCATAGCGGGTAAAGTTTAA